The genome window TTTTCGCTCGGAAAAGTGAAGCTTGATAAAGTATTGCAAAGATAGACAATAATTCCGAAACCACCAAATTTTTCATCATTAATTTGTTAGATACAGATACAATCCTTCCCCGAACCACATTATTAATGTCATAGTTGACATTGTTACCCAAGCCATGAAGAACTTATCTATCGTTTTATACTTATAGGAAAGATACAGGTATGCTATGAACGTGCAGTTGATAATTACCAGTATCGCTACTATAATCAAAGTACAAAACATATAATCCATACTCATATATGCTCGCTTATCCGTGTTGCGATAGGGCTTATACGTTATGATTTTCTCTTGCTCTTAATAAAGTGCAGAATATCCCACTTCTTCCAATATCGGGTATGCCCACGCTTCTTGCACTCGCCATTGGGAATATCGCCCCTAGCAACCATTCGATTGAGTGTGGCATCAGAAACGTGAAGTTTCTCCTTGACTTCCTCTGTGCTCAACATAGGATTGAGCATATCTGGAATGATGTCACACAATCTATCCAAATCATCATCGCTCATTCCGCATGCGGTGACCTTCTCGCCGTTCTTCTGCTGCTCATCAGCCTTAAAGCAAGCATCGCTCAATGACTTCAAAGCTGTACCTAGCAATTTATAACTTAATATCTTTCCCATATCTTATGCACAAATTTTACGTCCTAGTTTCGTATCATTAACAAACATTCTAGCAAAGCTATACAAATAGAATATAGTTGTCACGACCATGACCGTAAAGCAGGAATCCACCATATCTTTAGTTGTATACCAACTCCACTCTACAATATGAGCCGCATTGATGCCTAAGTAATACATAAATGGAATGCGATACCACTGGCACAAGAAGAAAAATCTACTTGCCAGTATCGTCACCATCGGCAGGACGTAAACCATGAAATAAATAAAGATATAGCAAGGCATATTTTCATTATATGGGATAAACATCTCACGTGGATGCTGAGAGAACTCCCAAATGCCGTATGCGTGGAAGAACATAATAATGATAGGCACATACTTGCAGAACCAGCGGAAGAACTTTAATATTCTCCTGCTATACCGATTACCATGCTTCTTAAGCATATCCATCAGCTCCGTCACATCAATGTCCTTTATCAACCGTTGGACTTCGGCTTCTTGTTCTAGTGTCATATTAATAAACCTCCTTTTGTCTATAGCTAATTGTTCATAATTCATTGATTTAAATTAAATGATGTTGCAAAGTTACACTCTTTTGCACAAAACCAGCGGAAATGAGAATATTTCTGTGTTAAACTTTATAAAAAGTAACAATCTGAAAGTAGATGGCTACAAAAATAGCGTTAGAACGGCTTTCTTGCCAAATTCTAACGCTATTTCTATATCTACTTATCAGTATTTATCCTATCACAACATCAAGGGTCTCCATATCAGCGAACTTCAAGCCGCAATCCTTAGCAGCTTTGAAGAGCTCCTTCTCGTCAACTTCCTCAATGGACACCTCTACCTCGGCATTGGCAAGGTCTGAGAAGTACTTCTCGGTCTTCTGCTTCTGATTGAAGAAGTACTCATTGACCTCAGCGAACTTGGCTGAATCGTCCTTGGTGTATTCGTAGCCCTCATCGGCGTGCTTCTGCTCCAACTGCTGGCACTCCTGAAGCTTGTGCTGCATCTCCTCGAACTTATCGTCCTTCAAGCTCTCCTGCGCTTCCTTCACATCCTTGTCGTAAGTGTCGGCTACTTGGCGCAGTGCCTTCATATTCTTCCAAACTCGCATAGCGGCATCATCGCTCATTGATGATGTCTTCAATGCCTTCAATGTTCTGTAGGCTGCAACAGCCTCGATTGTCTTAATCTTTTTCATAATTGTTTCTTTTTTTTATGTTATACAATATTCTTCGTTAGATTACCATTCTTGATATTATTATAATTAAGATTGATATATTGGTAAGCTATGTATTCCACTAACTTCTCCAACAAATTTAAAATCAAATTCTTCATAATAACTATCATGTTCTCTTCTATCAGAATGTAAATTTAAAACTATATTCCAATTATTAATTTTATATTGAGGATAGTCTTCTATCTTATTTATAATAGGTATCTGTGTTGTAGTAAACCCACCATATTCTTTTTCTGCATCTTCTTTTGTAGCATAAGCAGTTAATATTACATTTTCTGTACTTACTTTTAAATAACGTTTTGGAGCATAAGTATTTATATTAGTTGCTACAGGTACTGACAAATTATCTAGTTCAGTTTGACCAAATGAACCTATATTAGCTCGTAAACTTACTAATGAAGTAGTACCAAAATCTAACGTAAAACTAAATTCTATATATTTATCTGCTGATAAAATATATCCATTATTATCATCTATATAATAATGTCCTCCATAATATGTATTAACAGTAAAATTAGTAACTTTTACTTCTACTGTAGTATAGTATGTAGGTTTTTCTTTAGTACTTATAACAACTTTATTAAATAGAAAACCAGAAATATCTATAGTTTGTCCAGTAACATCATTATTTATATAGCAAGGTGTTACAGATGTATAAAAATAATCATCATCAACTCCACCAACAGGACATAATAGTCCTGCTATATAAATTTCATCATTAACTTCACTTTTAAAACCTAAACTACTACTACCATTATTACTACTAATGGATTGATTTTTAAAATTAACAATAAACTCACTATCAGGTATTTCATCATTATAACTAACAGAAGCATTATTTATAGGAACAGTACCTGAAAGATATTTCATACGTTTTTTGGATTTATTATATATACATACAGCAGGATACCATTCTTCATTAAAAGCAGATAATAAAGCTAGTATATCTTCAAAAGATATAGTATTCTTTGAATTTATAGGTTCATATCCAAAATAAAATCTTAAATAATAAGTTTGGTCTAAATATATAGTATCTCGTATACCAGTAGAAAAACGTATAGGGTCTTGATAACTATAATCTTCAGTATTATAACCAATAAAATCACTAAGTCTATATGGAGATTGATTGGTTCCAAAAGGCATATTATAATTCCATACACCTTTAATACTTAATTCTTCAAACGAACTTACTATATTAATAGTGTATACTTGGTCATTTAAACTACTATTACCTAACCACCAACCTCTACTTGAAGAACTCCAACTTTGTTTATCTGAATTTAAAGTATCTGTAACAAAAGGTTTATTATAAAGATTGACAGGTTTATATTTAGAATAAGGATTTAAATTCACACTCTTACAAAGAGTAGCAAGGTCATTGCTACTCTCTCCAAGAGCTCGTTTAACATCATCAATGCTAACAGGAGCACTAATAATTCCAGTTTCACTATTGTAAGACATAATATTTATTTTTAAAATATTCAACTTTGGTTTCTAATTCTGTTACAACTTCTTTAGTAACAACTCGCTCTACTGTTACATTGAACACTTTCGCAAGCTATAATATAAATCGTTCCATACGCTTAATCTTTAGAACCTAAAACACTAGGCAAGGCAGCTCTATAAGAGCCACCCTGCGTTAATACTTACTCTGCTGCCTCGCTTGCCATATTAGCAGCGATAGCGGAATTGACCTCCTTAATCAATGCTGATACTTCACTGAGCTTGCTCTGCGGAACACCGCTGATATTGTAGGTCAGCTCGCTGCCGTTGAAGCTTGCGTTCGCATTGCCGAGATAATTACCATTTGTGTCACCATAGATACTCATATTGATGCTCTCGATGTTGCCACCCGTCTTGTCAACATTGTAGGTGATTTCTACTCGATAGCCGCCCTTGGTATAAGTGGCGGTTGTCTGTTCACTCTTCTTGTTAATCTTTAAATTCTCCATTTTCTTAACTAATTTAATAAATTAATATTCTTGTTATCTAATCTCTTCTTGTTGCAGTCTTCCTTATCTCCACTCAATCGCTGAACCTCTGATTCAAGGAAGATCACCCGAGCCTTCAACCTGCTGACCTCATCGCCCACCTGCTCAATAGCACCGAATGCCGTTGCAATCAGCTTCGGAGACCAGTAGTTAATCTTGTAGTAGCCCTTCTCGTCAGTCTCCACGATGTCCTTTAACTGAGGGTTGTGCAAGACGTGTTGGGCAATCCAACCGATAGACCTTGTGTTGTCCTTCTTCCAAGCGAAGCCATAAGTGCCACCCATCGCCTTGATGATACCCAAGTAGTCCAGCTTCCGCAAATCCTGCTTCAAGCGGATGTCAGAAGATTGATAAGCTGTAACTCCACCTTTAGCAAGAATGCTATTAGGGAAGTAAGTATTCATATTATAATCATAATTATATATATGACCTGTATGACCCATAAATCTATCAGTAGGAAATGAATACTTAGTAAAAGCAAATATTCGTATTTTATTTATTGAAGCATTTCGTAATGCAGTAGTATTTTGGTCATGTTTAAATCTAAAACGAATATATCTTCTATCATCATTTCCTACACCAACAGCCGTATTACCATTAGATAAATTTATATAATTAAATTGGTTCCATCCGGTCATATATTTAATATAAGTATTGACTATAACACCTTTACTATTTAAATATTCTACAGTACAAGTAACACCAACACCTTGTCCTATATCAACACAAGCAAAATATACTTGAGAATAACAAGAATTAGGAATTTCAAACGAAAACATTAATTCGTTCTTTTTTATTTGAGCTAACTTTTCAGCATCAGTATTACCAGTAATAACATTGCTACCTAAGTATAAACTATTAACACCTGCAACATTCGCATACGCCTTAAATTTAGTATCATTTGATATATTATAATTAGTCCAACTGTTACCGTTATCATTAGTATAAACTATAGAAAGATTATCGACTGGTATACTATCAGTAATAGCAGTAATTCCAGAGCATAAAGCATCAGCTGAAACATAACAACCCGCTCCTTTTTTATTAACGTCATAATCTGTAGGTAATATACCTTTATTATTTATTAATCCGTTAACTGATAAATTACCAGCAATAACAGCATTTTTACTAACACTAATACTATCACAACTAATAACATCATTAACAGTAAGACTTGTAAACGTAGCACTACCAGTTTGCATTATGCTCCAATATCTACTACTTACTTGACTACACATGTCTTGAACTTTCACCCAATTAGTATTATTAGCATTACCTAAATATAAATTACCACCACTACCTCCAATTCTAGCTCCAGCATTAGGAATTATAGTCTTAATACCTGCAAGTCTAAGTGTACCATCAAGTTGAGGAGTATTAGCATTAAATGCAGAACCATCAGCTATACCAAGATAAATAGTTTTATCAGAATGATTATATTTAAGACCAGCCCATTGATTCCAATCCCAAGCAGTTTCACCAAAACGAATAGCCTTACCAGTATTGAATATTACTTGACCTTCAAGAGCACTAATCCAAGCAGGACTGGCATCGTTAGTTAACATTATAGCTTGATTTTGAGCAGCAGTTCTAATAGTAGCAGATGAATATATATCACCTTTAACATGTAGTTTATAAGAAGGGTCTACTCCAATACCTACATTATGATTTGATAATATATTTATAGCATCTTTTTGACTACTATTATATTCTCCAGCATATAAAACAAGTTTATATTTAGATACAATATGAAACCATTTACTTACTGTAGATATAATATGAGGATCATCTGAACCACTATTAGTTATAGTTAATGTTCCATCAACATTCCCAGTTCCATCAAAACTTTGACCCCAAATAGTTCTAGGAGTTCTGAGTTTAGTTGCAGAAGCTACATTATCATGTAAATAAGCAAGATAACCAACCTGAGTTGCAGTAGTAGTATTTATACCATGCATTATTCTAATTCTTCCACTAGTTCCTATATCAAATCTAGTTCTCCAAGTAGAATAACCTTGTATATTAATTATATCACCATAGCTTTCATGAAAATTATTATGTCCCTCATTAGTATGAGCCCAACCATAAACTCCAACTCCATCCTTAGTTACAGATGCATCTCCATACTCACCTCTATATCTAAGAAATGAACTTTCATGATAACCATCTACAGTGTCTGCATTTCCTGCACTACTAGCATAATTAACACTAATATTACTAACACTTTTTGTTGTTCCACCAACTGTTATACTAATTCCCTTATCAGAATTAGATAGAGCAGTAAGAAGTCCGTTAGCATGAATACCATCTAATTTATCAGAGTT of Segatella copri contains these proteins:
- a CDS encoding helix-turn-helix domain-containing protein, whose translation is MGKILSYKLLGTALKSLSDACFKADEQQKNGEKVTACGMSDDDLDRLCDIIPDMLNPMLSTEEVKEKLHVSDATLNRMVARGDIPNGECKKRGHTRYWKKWDILHFIKSKRKS